In Variovorax paradoxus, a single genomic region encodes these proteins:
- a CDS encoding DUF2169 family type VI secretion system accessory protein: protein MEVVNATGMTAGYTMGMEPSGRELLVVVVKGTFAIPGDGAVAPRHAMQLPLIAADTFTGDPGYSAPAQEVDYAPRKPRCDILLTGTAHAPHGEPAQRVPVGVRVGAWKKMFSVVGARHWSAGLSGVRASPPDAFVTRAISYDVAFGGVDERHEDPARHGAYMANPVGCGWHCSLQSSLLDGTPLPCTEAFEQPVEAPDGIYAPMAFGPVGRGWSSRLPHAGTYDQDWIDHTFPFLPADFDDAYYQAAPPDQQVGFLRGGEEVVLGNLTAEGQLRFSLPVIDVPVTFFRRKGGHDTVQGTLDTLVIDTDRMLLTMAWRATMPLKKSIFEMSNVLAGRMSSGWWRARALGKQWHPSLGELVRGQRRETEPQP, encoded by the coding sequence ATGGAAGTCGTGAACGCCACCGGGATGACCGCCGGCTACACCATGGGCATGGAGCCTTCGGGGCGGGAGTTGCTGGTCGTCGTGGTGAAGGGCACCTTCGCGATACCCGGCGACGGCGCCGTGGCGCCGCGCCATGCGATGCAGCTGCCGCTCATCGCCGCCGACACCTTCACCGGCGATCCGGGCTATTCGGCGCCGGCGCAGGAGGTGGACTATGCACCGCGCAAGCCGCGCTGCGACATCCTGCTCACCGGCACGGCCCATGCGCCGCACGGCGAACCGGCGCAGCGCGTGCCGGTGGGGGTGCGCGTAGGCGCGTGGAAGAAGATGTTCTCGGTGGTCGGTGCCCGGCACTGGAGCGCGGGGCTGTCGGGTGTGCGCGCCTCGCCGCCTGACGCGTTCGTCACTCGGGCCATCAGCTACGACGTCGCGTTCGGCGGCGTAGACGAGCGCCATGAAGACCCCGCCCGCCACGGCGCCTACATGGCCAACCCGGTCGGTTGCGGCTGGCATTGCAGCCTGCAGTCCTCGCTGCTCGACGGCACGCCGCTGCCGTGCACCGAGGCTTTCGAGCAGCCGGTGGAGGCGCCCGACGGTATCTATGCGCCGATGGCCTTCGGGCCCGTGGGCCGGGGCTGGTCGTCGCGCCTGCCCCATGCCGGCACCTACGACCAGGACTGGATCGATCACACCTTTCCCTTCCTGCCCGCGGATTTCGACGACGCCTACTACCAGGCCGCGCCGCCCGACCAGCAGGTGGGCTTCCTGCGCGGCGGCGAAGAGGTCGTGCTCGGCAACCTGACGGCCGAGGGGCAACTGCGCTTCTCGCTGCCCGTGATCGACGTGCCCGTCACCTTCTTCCGCCGCAAGGGGGGCCACGACACGGTGCAGGGCACGCTCGACACGCTGGTCATCGACACCGACCGCATGTTGCTCACCATGGCCTGGCGCGCCACGATGCCATTGAAGAAGAGCATCTTCGAGATGTCGAACGTGCTGGCCGGGCGCATGTCTTCTGGCTGGTGGCGTGCCCGCGCGCTCGGCAAGCAGTGGCATCCTTCGCTGGGCGAACTGGTGCGCGGGCAGCGCCGCGAGACGGAGCCGCAGCCATGA
- a CDS encoding TIGR02270 family protein, whose protein sequence is MHTAAAIPRYAAVPVGLVVMRHAEESALLCNQRFFLAGSAHARLHHLRRLDDRLAAHLDGLAVAGEAGRQACDAALGNAGRGEVFAATVLAVVNHDLPRLDRLLALAEALPAVREASALAVGWAAAHSLRGIAKELLDSPMAFRRSIAIAACDAHMVDPGVALAGAMADSDAMLRAQALRAAGECGRTDLAGACLEAIADPDPACRFWAARSAVLLGERHRPVRALHDAALMPGTHQSLQALSLLFKLATAEQAAPLLADMRDKPARLRDAVRGAGAVGDPRVVPWLLSLMDDPALARVAGEAFSTITGLDLAWLDLECRPPQDFESGPDDDPAHDDVAMDEDDGLPWPDPAKLGDWWRANAERFQPGQRYFMGAPPAWAHCMAVLGSGFQRQRIAAAEHLCLLRPGSKLFPTQAPAWRQSRWLAQTQDD, encoded by the coding sequence ATGCACACGGCCGCCGCCATTCCGCGCTACGCCGCCGTGCCCGTCGGGCTGGTCGTGATGCGGCACGCCGAGGAGTCGGCGCTGCTGTGCAATCAGCGCTTCTTCCTGGCCGGCTCCGCACACGCCCGGCTGCACCACCTGCGCCGCCTGGACGACCGGCTCGCGGCGCACCTCGACGGCCTGGCCGTCGCGGGCGAAGCCGGCCGCCAGGCCTGCGACGCGGCGCTGGGCAACGCAGGGCGCGGCGAGGTGTTTGCCGCCACGGTGCTGGCCGTCGTCAACCACGACCTGCCCCGGCTCGATCGCCTGCTGGCGCTGGCCGAGGCGCTGCCGGCAGTGCGCGAGGCCAGCGCGCTGGCCGTCGGCTGGGCGGCGGCGCATTCGTTGCGCGGCATCGCGAAAGAGCTGCTCGACTCGCCGATGGCGTTCCGCCGAAGCATCGCCATCGCTGCCTGCGATGCTCACATGGTCGACCCCGGCGTGGCGCTGGCGGGCGCCATGGCCGACAGCGACGCGATGCTTCGCGCACAGGCGCTGCGTGCCGCTGGCGAGTGCGGCCGGACCGACCTCGCCGGCGCATGCCTGGAGGCCATTGCCGACCCCGACCCCGCATGCCGATTCTGGGCCGCCCGCTCGGCCGTGCTGCTGGGCGAACGCCACCGGCCCGTGCGTGCGCTGCACGATGCCGCGCTGATGCCGGGAACGCACCAGAGCCTGCAGGCGCTGTCCTTGCTGTTCAAGCTCGCGACGGCCGAGCAGGCCGCGCCGCTGCTGGCCGACATGCGCGACAAGCCAGCGCGCCTGCGCGACGCGGTGCGCGGCGCGGGTGCCGTGGGCGATCCGCGCGTCGTGCCGTGGCTCCTCTCGTTGATGGACGATCCCGCACTGGCACGTGTCGCGGGCGAAGCCTTCAGCACCATCACGGGACTGGACCTGGCCTGGCTCGACCTCGAATGCAGGCCGCCGCAGGACTTCGAGTCCGGCCCCGACGACGATCCCGCGCACGACGATGTCGCGATGGACGAGGACGACGGCCTGCCCTGGCCCGATCCCGCGAAGCTGGGCGACTGGTGGCGCGCGAACGCCGAACGGTTCCAGCCCGGACAGCGCTACTTCATGGGCGCGCCGCCCGCATGGGCGCATTGCATGGCCGTGCTCGGCAGCGGCTTCCAGCGGCAGCGCATCGCGGCGGCGGAGCATTTGTGCCTGCTGCGGCCCGGCAGCAAGCTCTTTCCCACGCAAGCGCCCGCGTGGCGCCAGTCGCGCTGGCTGGCGCAGACGCAGGATGACTGA
- a CDS encoding PAAR-like domain-containing protein, which produces MANQVFANGREIACKAGAGKTICAMPDVCMTPPENPATPPGVPVPYPNTGLASDTTDGSRSVQISGQEIMLKNKSYFKTSSGDEAGCAAKKGVVSSKNKGKVYFIDWSMDVKFEGENAVRHLDKTTNNHGSPTANEAVPWPFVDSMADGDIKKLCDGDKAREATACQDYKPAKPDGKDVCAETGLGGDFGSIKGDLAGAAKKASENPCAAARRCRLVPYKASPPVEDGIGGCCKAQTGDHIVPKSSFFQDRYGGNPMKGWEAYDMNKAPCMCTEGGSCSGTHGLRHTHHKTTSAVANGSPNTFDKEVTHCAKGAKAVAPHCSQECLEAQLKEGHKGLGDPSKPVKHSSTGKTDISHYASLQSTVNETAGKLGAALP; this is translated from the coding sequence ATGGCCAACCAGGTGTTCGCCAACGGCCGCGAGATCGCCTGCAAGGCGGGGGCGGGAAAAACCATCTGCGCCATGCCCGACGTGTGCATGACGCCGCCCGAAAACCCGGCCACGCCGCCCGGCGTGCCGGTTCCCTACCCGAACACCGGCCTGGCTTCCGACACCACCGACGGCAGCCGCAGCGTTCAGATCTCGGGCCAGGAAATCATGCTGAAGAACAAGTCCTACTTCAAGACATCGTCGGGCGACGAGGCCGGCTGCGCGGCGAAGAAGGGTGTGGTGTCGAGCAAGAACAAGGGCAAGGTGTATTTCATCGACTGGTCGATGGACGTGAAGTTCGAAGGCGAGAACGCCGTTCGTCACCTCGACAAGACCACCAACAACCACGGCAGTCCGACGGCCAACGAAGCGGTGCCCTGGCCGTTCGTCGACTCGATGGCCGACGGCGACATCAAGAAGCTGTGCGACGGCGACAAGGCGCGCGAGGCTACGGCCTGCCAGGACTACAAGCCCGCCAAGCCCGACGGCAAGGACGTCTGCGCCGAGACGGGGCTGGGCGGCGACTTCGGCTCGATCAAGGGCGACCTGGCCGGCGCCGCCAAGAAGGCCAGCGAGAACCCGTGCGCCGCCGCGCGCCGCTGCCGGCTCGTGCCCTACAAGGCCTCGCCGCCCGTGGAGGACGGCATCGGCGGCTGCTGCAAGGCGCAGACGGGTGACCACATCGTGCCGAAGAGTTCGTTCTTCCAGGACCGCTACGGCGGCAACCCCATGAAAGGCTGGGAAGCCTACGACATGAACAAGGCGCCGTGCATGTGCACCGAGGGCGGCAGCTGCTCGGGCACGCACGGCCTGCGCCACACGCACCACAAGACCACGTCGGCCGTGGCCAACGGCAGCCCGAATACGTTCGACAAGGAGGTCACGCATTGCGCCAAGGGCGCCAAGGCCGTGGCCCCGCATTGCAGCCAGGAATGCCTGGAGGCCCAGCTCAAGGAAGGCCACAAGGGACTGGGCGATCCGTCCAAGCCGGTGAAGCATTCGTCCACCGGCAAGACCGACATCTCTCACTACGCGTCGCTGCAGTCGACGGTCAACGAAACGGCGGGCAAGCTGGGAGCGGCGCTGCCATGA